Proteins from a single region of Candidatus Methanosuratincola sp.:
- a CDS encoding KH domain-containing protein: protein MAEAAMSRIYMKIPVERTGVLIGESGGTKSEVEKGTGTKITVDGKSGEVVIEAEASRGDPSGILKARDIITAIGRGFSPQRAFRLFTDGQMIEVVDLKEAVGDSRNQLLRVKGRIIGENGKTRRIIEKLTGTAVSVYGHTVSVIGEYDEIIVAKEAISMLVKGAMHGAVYKYLNNAHLELKKKRLSLWEKRPELKEGVWRTGGGALQDTEEKEQTEGEGEGEGEE, encoded by the coding sequence ATGGCTGAAGCGGCAATGAGCAGGATATACATGAAGATACCCGTCGAGAGGACGGGGGTACTCATAGGAGAGAGCGGGGGTACAAAGTCAGAGGTCGAGAAGGGGACGGGGACTAAGATCACCGTGGACGGGAAGAGTGGCGAAGTGGTGATCGAGGCGGAGGCAAGCAGGGGCGACCCGTCCGGGATCCTCAAAGCGAGGGACATAATCACCGCGATCGGAAGGGGCTTCAGCCCGCAGAGGGCGTTCAGGCTCTTTACGGACGGCCAGATGATCGAGGTGGTGGACCTGAAGGAGGCCGTCGGGGACTCGAGGAACCAGCTCCTCAGGGTCAAGGGAAGGATAATCGGGGAGAACGGCAAGACGAGGAGGATAATTGAGAAGCTCACAGGGACCGCGGTCTCGGTGTACGGCCACACCGTCTCAGTGATCGGCGAGTACGACGAGATCATTGTGGCGAAGGAGGCGATATCGATGCTGGTGAAGGGAGCGATGCACGGCGCAGTCTACAAGTACCTCAACAACGCGCACCTGGAGCTGAAGAAGAAGAGGCTATCGCTGTGGGAGAAGAGGCCTGAGCTCAAGGAGGGAGTTTGGAGGACAGGCGGCGGGGCTCTTCAGGATACGGAGGAGAAAGAGCAGACTGAAGGGGAAGGGGAAGGGGAAGGAGAAGAGTGA